Proteins from one Megalops cyprinoides isolate fMegCyp1 chromosome 11, fMegCyp1.pri, whole genome shotgun sequence genomic window:
- the map2 gene encoding LOW QUALITY PROTEIN: microtubule-associated protein 2 (The sequence of the model RefSeq protein was modified relative to this genomic sequence to represent the inferred CDS: inserted 2 bases in 1 codon), which yields MADGRQPEDSTPQWGPPGAQDPVPPAGNSENGYSSYRACQQGGAHSVSAPYSATKENGFNGDLSSGHMVTAEQVSARIVQEVTAEAVAVLKGEQEPHQDTTKRLPSVEDAANLPPSPPPSPAAEHFGPLEEDLKMEAGRLSGEQAPPTGLDFSGAESGQWSMVQNPVPHTAEKDPSSREGPQFPSKHPDGAFQQPIDQAKGRDSARTAADENFPKTTAEKQPSVEVLESSSLMGMSGGFSVSQDKGLMDTYGKSYLGDEIKGGGKSKESEGQTRHTDSPSGAMDKSGMSAYFETSALKEFERRGQGEGYYELSDARQRTSERGPVAASPFEISYSTLVQTQSLEDRQESRRSPVDDLRPLPSMERKDECRLSPGKLSLEQRSYSLNIPIHPHASMDQSGGQGRPRNFSPLATDIMSFTSGGLDSTDYLPVTTPSVEKQPIFPPMILETAASVSTPPSSPPVVAASAKTSPPTESPESPFPVKYDYRNGTVMAPDLPEMLDLAGTRSRLTSECTDQEATRRKSVPTDIPALTAESLAQLGLVDKSQKAAKSESQLEELGYCVFNEYSGPMPSPADVQSPMASPRQIFPMMMSEEEVDVVSTAAGAQKVPEVPLQKVEAKEEEATDEQQKDVVKFKEKEVSKTGPMGKPLEEKPNDTDLKAGMTGDIKDKIIPEGTDKFRDTSSFVAPTVTVTLEGAKTELDKDSKAAAEAKAEIAAYERQIRKLETEKRPLSLEEERELQELREKVKDKPDLVHQEAYEEVDAEDVYQLTGVAKDRIAHPIRPSPASSVESAADDEKVCAVPKVEPTKEETPDKKLPDVFAKPVTMIVQGGPKEEEDEDLELAEEPEEVMEEIRAPAFLEKEKXKTRQEEEELVAGARAEEPVEPRAIIESVVTVEDDFITVVQTIDEGEQPGHSVRFSAPPEEDRPRAPQDEEEEEEEEESAEMAQEVEMEAASLEEVLDIPEAPAVPSPVKEVAPESEHRTETYDDYKDETTIDDSILDTDSAWVDTQDEDRSIMTEKIEPLPKMQTPVRKPSVEKRVKEKAGSRVKGRVSTPERRPIRKEPSSAPRDEIKKKKAVIKKADLTKKTDTQTRSPSRKSVLKPLARQSRPAQHHVCAKRKPTAVVVTEGWQHISVTRHSRDRTTSTTPCTLTKIPTSKARVAALLLPRPNSACSLAKKTPLVEADLYGPRPSSAGPRDSPTLHKLIGKDGSSRSPEKRSSLPRPASILTRRAHPAEHDETSTSVTSSGSTAPRRPMSFCTDGRAEHRSRRAPSVPGTETTRSRSARSGGSTPHTPGTPPSYSCRTPGTPGTPSYPRTPGTPKSLSLLSQERKVAVIRTPPKSPATTPKQLRVINQPLPDLKNVRSKIGSTDNIKYQPKGGQIQILNKKLDFSHVQSKCGSKDNLKHSPRGGNVVIPSVKLDFSHVQSKCGSLERKAYSAGGGNVQIQNKKLDLSHVTSKCGSLDNIRHRPGGGNVRIESVKLDFKDKAHAKVGSLDNTHHTPGGGNVQIESHKLQFREIAKARVDHGAEIVIQSPGLSGTATPPHLSNMSSSGSINLMESPQLATLAEDVTAALAKQGL from the exons ACCTGAAGATGGAGGCGGGGAGGCTGAGCGGCGAGCAGGCCCCTCCCACCGGCCTAGACTTCTCCGGAGCAGAGTCGGGTCAGTGGTCCATGGTCCAGAACCCTGTGCCCCACACTGCAGAGAAGGACCCCAGTTCCAGAGAGGGCCCCCAGTTTCCCTCCAAACATCCTGATGGGGCATTCCAGCAGCCAATTGACCAAGCAAAGGGGAGGGATTCAGCCAGAACAGCTGCAGATGAAAATTTTCCCAAGACCACTGCTGAGAAGCAGCCTTCTGTGGAAGTGCTCGAGTCCAGCAGTCTCATGGGCATGTCTGGTGGCTTCTCAGTTAGCCAAGACAAGGGGCTCATGGACACTTATGGCAAGTCTTATCTAGGTGATGAAATTAAAGGGGGAGGTAAAAGCAAGGAGAGTGAAGGCCAGActagacacacagacagtcccTCAGGTGCAATGGACAAGTCTGGAATGTCTGCTTACTTTGAGACATCAGCTCTGAAGGAATTTGAACGCAGGGGCCAAGGTGAAGGGTATTATGAGCTGAGTGATGCCAGGCAGAGGACCTCAGAGAGAGGCCCAGTGGCTGCTTCTCCTTTCGAAATTAGCTACAGCACATTAGTGCAGACTCAGTCCTTAGAGGACAGGCAGGAGTCCAGGAGGAGCCCTGTAGATGATCTGAGACCTCTCCCATCCATGGAGAGGAAGGACGAGTGCAGGCTCTCACCTGGCAAGCTGTCACTGGAGCAGAGAAGCTACTCCCTCAATATCCCCATCCATCCCCATGCATCCATGGATCAGAGTGGTGGGCAAGGGCGACCGAGGAACTTTTCTCCGCTGGCCACTGACATCATGTCCTTCACTAGTGGAGGGCTGGATTCCACGGACTACCTTCCAGTCACCACCCCCTCAGTGGAGAAGCAGCCAATTTTTCCCCCGATGATTCTGGAGACGGCCGCCTCTGTCTCaactcccccctcctccccgcctGTGGTAGCTGCCAGTGCAAAGACAAGCCCCCCAACGGAGTCCCCAGAATCTCCCTTTCCTGTAAAGTATGACTACAGAAACGGCACTGTGATGGCTCCTGACTTGCCTGAGATGCTGGATCTGGCGGGTACCAGATCACGGCTGACATCTGAGTGCACTGACCAGGAGGCGACAAGGAGAAAGTCCGTTCCCACTGACATCCCGGCCCTCACAGCAGAGTCTCTGGCCCAGTTAGGCCTCGTGGACAAGAGCCAGAAGGCAGCAAAAAGTGAGAGCCAATTAGAGGAGCTAGggtactgtgtttttaatgagtaCTCAGGTCCAATGCCATCACCTGCTGATGTGCAAAGCCCCATGGCCTCCCCTCGCCAGATATTCCCCatgatgatgtcagaggaggaggtggatgTAGTGTCAACAGCAGCTGGGGCGCAGAAAGTCCCAGAGGTGCCACTTCAAAAGGTGGAGGCAAAGGAAGAAGAAGCTACAGACGAGCAACAGAAAGATGTAGTGAAgttcaaagaaaaagaagttAGCAAAACTGGTCCAATGGGCAAACCTCTTGAAGAAAAACCAAATGATACTGATTTGAAGGCTGGGATGACTGGGGAcatcaaagacaaaataatcCCTGAAGGGACAGACAAATTCAGGGACACCTCCTCTTTTGTGGCTCCAACAGTGACAGTCACcctggagggggcaaagacaGAGCTGGACAAAGACAGCAAAGCTGCAGCTGAGGCCAAGGCAGAAATAGCTGCTTATGAAAGGCAGATCCGTAAGCTGGAAACAGAGAAAAGGCCTTTGAGCTTAGAGGAAGAGCGTGAGCTGCAGGAGctcagagagaaagtgaaggaCAAACCAGACTTAGTGCACCAAGAAGCCTATGAGGAGGTTGACGCAGAGGATGTGTACCAGCTCACCGGGGTGGCAAAGGACAGAATTGCACATCCCATCAGACCTTCACCAGCATCTTCGGTGGAGAGTGCTGCAGATGATGAGAAAGTGTGTGCAGTTCCAAAGGTCGAGCCCACAAAGGAGGAAACCCCGGACAAAAAACTCCCGGATGTCTTTGCTAAACCAGTCACCATGATTGTCCAGGGAGGACccaaggaggaagaggatgaggatcTAGAGCTGGCAGAAGAACCGGAAGAAGTCATGGAGGAAATCAGAGCACCTGCATTccttgaaaaggaaaa aaaaactagacaggaggaggaggagctggtggcAGGGGCACGAGcagaggagccagtggagccCCGTGCCATCATTGAGTCAGTGGTCACCGTAGAAGATGACTTCATCACCGTTGTGCAGACCATCGATGAAGGAGAGCAGCCTGGCCACAGCGTCCGCTTCTCTGCCCCACCTGAGGAGGACAGGCCACGAGCACCccaggatgaggaggaggaggaggaagaggaggagtctGCTGAGATGGCACAGGAAGTGGAGATGGAGGCCGCTAGTCTGGAGGAAGTCTTGGATATCCCAGAAGCCCCTGCAGTCCCCAGCCCCGTGAAGGAGGTGGCACCAGAGAGCGAGCACCGGACAGAGACTTATGATGACTACAAAGATGAGACTACCATCGATGACTCCATCTTAGACACTGACAGCGCCTGGGTGGACACCCAAG ATGAGGACAGGAGCATTATGACAGAGAAAATCGAACCCTTACCCAAAATGCAGACCCCTGTCAGAAAGCCCTCAGTGGAAAAGCGGGTGAAGGAGAAAGCGGGGAGCCGAGTGAAGGGGCGCGTTTCCACCCCTGAGCGCAGGCCCATCCGGAAGGAGCCCAGCTCTGCCCCCAGGGACGaaatcaagaagaaaaaag CTGTGATTAAGAAGGCCGATCTTactaaaaaaacagacactcaGACCCGTTCTCCGTCCCGGAAAAGTGTTTTAAAACCATTGGCCAGGCAGTCCAGGCCTGCCCAGCATCACGTCTGTGCTAAGCGGAAACCGACAG cTGTGGTAGTGACTGAAGGCTGGCAGCACATCAGTGTCACCCGACACTCCCGGGATAGGACCACA AGCACTACCCCCTGTACACTAACAAAGATCCCCACCTCTAAAGCACGGGTGGCGGCTCTGTTGCTCCCCCGCCCCAACTCCGCCTGCTCTCTTGCTAAAAAGACCCCACTGGTGGAGGCGGACTTGTATgggccccgcccctcctccgCCGGCCCCCGTGACTCCCCTACCTTGCACAAGCTCATAGGCAAG gatgGAAGCTCACGGAGCCCAGAGAAGAGGTCCTCTCTGCCCCGCCCTGCCTCCATTCTGACCCGCCGAGCTCACCCTGCAGAGCACGATGAGACCTCGACCTCCGTCACCAGCTCTGGCTCCACAGCACCCCGCCGCCCCATGT CTTTCTGTACTGATGGCAGAGCAGAACACAGGTCCAGGCGCGCCCCCAGTGTGCCAG GTACAGAAACTACCCGGTCCCGCTCGGCCCGCAGTGGCGGctccacaccccacaccccaggCACCCCGCCCAGCTACTCCTGCCGCACCCCTGGTACCCCCGGCACACCCAGCTACCCCCGTACGCCTGGCACACCCAAGTCCCTGAGCCTGCTGTCCCAGGAGCGGAAGGTGGCCGTCATCCGCACACCTCCCAAGTCGCCTGCCACCACGCCCAAACAGCTGCGTGTCATCAATCAGCCGCTGCCTGACCTCAAGAACGTCAGGTCCAAGATCGGCTCCACGGACAACATCAAGTACCAGCCCAAAGGGGGCCAG ATTCAGATTTTAAACAAGAAGCTGGACTTCAGTCATGTACAGTCAAAGTGTGGATCCAAGGATAATCTGAAGCACTCTCCCCGCGGAGGCAAT GTTGTAATCCCCAGTGTAAAACTGGACTTTAGCCACGTTCAGTCTAAGTGTGGCTCCTTGGAGAGAAAGGCCTATTCTGCAGGAGGTGGAAAT GTGCAAATCCAGAATAAGAAGCTCGATCTGAGTCATGTGACCTCCAAGTGTGGATCACTGGACAACATCCGCCACCGACCAG GTGGAGGCAATGTGCGTATTGAGAGCGTGAAGCTGGACTTTAAAGACAAGGCCCATGCCAAGGTGGGCTCTCTGGATAACACCCATCACACACCAGGTGGTGGGAATGTGCAG ATCGAGAGCCACAAGCTGCAGTTCCGGGAGATAGCTAAGGCACGTGTGGACCATGGGGCGGAGATTGTGATCCAATCGCCCGGACTGTCGGGAACTGCCACTCCACCCCACCTCAGCAACATGTCGTCCTCAGGCAGCATTAACCTGATGGAGTCACCGCAGCTCGCCACCCTGGCTGAAGATGTCACTGCTGCACTGGCTAAGCAGGGCTTGTGA